Genomic DNA from Oscillospiraceae bacterium:
CGTTGACTATAATCTATGAAACATAAACCGCTTTTGGTATATAATAATATAATAAAAAGGCGGTGATTAAATGAATGTTTGTGATTTTGGTACAGTATTAAAACAATTACGCAAAAGCCATAACTTAACACAGAAAGAATTAGGCTTCCAATTAGGATTATCAAAAGCTGTTGTTAGTAAATATGAAAATGGTATGGGCTATCCTACATTTGATGTACTAATTTTAATTGCTGATTATTTCAAGGTAACAACTGATTATTTGCTTGGAGTAGAAA
This window encodes:
- a CDS encoding helix-turn-helix transcriptional regulator, which gives rise to MNVCDFGTVLKQLRKSHNLTQKELGFQLGLSKAVVSKYENGMGYPTFDVLILIADYFKVTTDYLLGVE